Proteins from one Naumovozyma castellii chromosome 3, complete genome genomic window:
- the SNF2 gene encoding SWI/SNF catalytic subunit SNF2 (ancestral locus Anc_8.753), with the protein MEVEIPDRIFTKEEVNRCYLKWQQLRNLHGENAPKIPEFIMCTRILQKAAKQQQDAKLQQQNAVQNNTQFDQSNDPRESVSIAGSPKAGNLPPIQPVNSRKQSEVSKVPPNQGNNQAPQLVDGMQNQLSPGQQYQNALDQHHGGEQEFQAQPRAQLLPENEKAQMEAELQQSGSGQQDGPFYNQHMPQQSPPSIQPNYKPTLSNTEKEPNGLSNNYNNSNPSQRGTPMSAGSPQQRPHPASIFTHEQSTLLKAQITALKCLVNQQQVPRECQVVIQQSIERPPDFKRMLMSLSEFVKRQHFERQNGQKHEGPNVAGATQHVGNNPNATNTQQSIINDKKPSPTEEQGENPNPSIIKQELSQTIENQQNTQTTTNEATDLSLPDRVDTTKMEQQKEKILDLGKSATPKENIPPGLIDKRRSRTLSNQDDLSPKSITSEEIRDARKSSVKENELPQSPPFEGEKEPPQQAAPILLEEFKLLHKEIKEVVNVTDPSMIVDAFSLPNMETKVDYEKLFPTSETSKQEIYPGLLPTGLDVHSATELYHTLTALNIGTTIDAFLNDIVSDKTDEETRCNSLYDYYALQLLPLQKAVRGHVLQFEWYQNSLLPNTHPNFLSKVRNINMLDTIFTRELYRRHELVQYQKLMVHEERKLRSITHSSVVQFNLKNERRNRHVKTGNKFFNIHATIEKDEQRRVERKAKERLQALKANDEEAYIKLLDQTKDTRITHLLKQTNAFLDSLTRAVKDQQKYTKEMIDSHLLEASEEDKSVSPSMPVATFPDEEDGEEKGNFDYYSVAHRIKEEIRQQPAMLVGGTLKEYQLKGLQWMVSLFNNHLNGILADEMGLGKTIQTISLLTYLYETKHIHGPYLVIVPLSTLSNWSNEFAKWAPTMRCISYKGSPNERKSKHAIIKSGEFDVVLTTFEYIIKERALLSKVKWIHMIIDEGHRMKNAQSKLSLTLNTYYHSDYRLILTGTPLQNNLPELWALLNFALPKIFNSVKSFDEWFNTPFANTGGQDKIELSEEETLLVIRRLHKVLRPFLLRRLKKDVEKELPDKVEKVIKCKMSALQQIMYQQMLKYRRLFIGDHTNKKMVGLRGFNNQLMQLKKICNHPFVFEEVEDQINPTRETNANIWRVAGKFELLEKVLPKLKATGHRVLIFFQMTQIMDIVEDFLRFIDIKYLRLDGHTKSDDRSNLLKLFNAPDSEYLCFILSTRAGGLGLNLQTADTVIIFDTDWNPHQDLQAQDRAHRIGQKNEVRILRLITEHSVEEAILERAHKKLDIDGKVIQAGKFDNKSTSEEQEALLRSLLEAEEERKQRRVKGLPDEEEMGDNELNELLARNDGELEIFHDLDVERLKRDSERGLKSRLLANDELPEVYHQDIEKELEKEQSEAAAVYSGRGARERKATTYSENVTEDQWLQQFEVSDHEDNDNNGNNSMDEGSLDANGNPRKRKTARSRGKSKRAKLSGESDAPENTIPESPMTVENTPNEELHSSPDLVSSPVEIPLSTGAPTTAGKTSIKSARTSTKGRSKIRAKGRSRAKGRSRQVKPKNGLEYVRTAQAAVEPLQVRENVSKTAQILYDFAVNYENSDGRPLSGIFMTKPSKTLYPDYYLLIKYPVAYENIQRHIDDKAYNKLFEVLEDFHLVFANARIYNTEDSLVYQDAIELEGVIIEKYKELSKDINPIDFSLFDELYATQPLVLNNISET; encoded by the coding sequence ATGGAAGTGGAAATACCAGACCGCATCTTCACgaaagaagaagttaaCCGCTGTTATTTAAAATGGCAACAATTGCGAAATCTACATGGTGAAAATGCACCCAAGATACCAGAATTTATTATGTGTACCAGAATATTACAAAAGGCAgcaaaacaacaacaggaTGCCAAGCTGCAGCAGCAAAATGCAGTCCAAAACAATACACAATTCGATCAAAGTAATGACCCACGAGAAAGTGTTTCAATAGCTGGATCACCGAAAGCAGGAAATTTACCTCCAATACAACCCGTGAACTCCAGAAAGCAAAGTGAAGTGAGTAAGGTGCCGCCTAATCAAGGGAACAATCAAGCGCCGCAGCTAGTGGATGGTATGCAAAATCAATTATCACCTGGACAGCAGTATCAGAATGCTCTAGACCAACATCATGGAGGTGAACAGGAGTTCCAAGCTCAACCTCGCGCACAATTGCTGCCTGAGAATGAGAAGGCTCAAATGGAAGCTGAACTTCAACAATCTGGTTCAGGACAGCAGGATGGACCTTTTTATAACCAGCACATGCCTCAACAATCGCCACCATCGATTCAACCGAATTACAAGCCAACCCTTTCCAACACGGAAAAGGAACCCAATGGTTTATCAAACAATTATAACAATAGCAACCCTAGCCAACGAGGAACGCCAATGTCAGCGGGATCTCCTCAGCAACGACCTCATCCTGCAAGTATATTTACTCATGAACAGTCAACTTTATTGAAAGCACAAATTACTGCCTTGAAGTGTCTTGTAAACCAACAACAGGTTCCTAGAGAATGTCAAGTTGTCATTCAACAGTCTATAGAAAGACCACCTGATTTCAAGCGAATGTTAATGTCTTTAAGTGAATTTGTGAAAAGACAACATTTTGAAAGACAAAATGGTCAAAAACATGAAGGACCAAATGTTGCTGGAGCCACACAACACGTTGGCAACAATCCAAATGCGACAAATACACAACAATCCATAATTAATGACAAGAAACCCTCACCAACCGAAGAACAAGGCGAGAATCCAAATCCAAGCATTATTAAACAAGAGCTTTCTCAAACCATAGAAAATCAACAGAATACCCAAACTACTACAAATGAAGCAACAGACCTATCACTTCCTGATCGTGTCGATACAACGAAAATGGAACAGcagaaagagaagattttgGATTTAGGTAAATCTGCAACtccaaaggaaaatataCCACCTGGTCTAATCGACAAAAGACGATCGAGAACACTTTCAAATCAGGACGACCTCTCTCCAAAATCAATTACCTCAGAAGAAATACGTGATGCAAGGAAATCTTCTgtgaaagaaaatgaacTACCGCAATCACCTCCTTTCGAAGGTGAAAAAGAACCTCCCCAGCAAGCTGCCCCAATATTActggaagaatttaaacTATTGCATAAAGAGATCAAAGAAGTCGTTAATGTTACCGATCCAAGCATGATTGTTGACGCCTTTTCTTTACCTAATATGGAAACCAAAGTAGATTACGAGAAATTATTTCCAACGTCTGAAACTAGCAAACAGGAGATATACCCAGGTTTGTTACCAACCGGATTAGATGTTCATTCAGCAACTGAACTATACCATACATTAACGGCATTGAATATAGGCACTACCATAGACGCTTTTCTCAATGATATAGTAAGTGATAAGACTGATGAGGAAACACGTTGCAATTCTCTTTATGACTACTATGCCCTCCAATTACTACCTTTACAGAAGGCAGTCAGAGGACATGTTTTGCAGTTTGAATGGTATCAAAATTCCTTATTGCCTAATACTCATCCAAATTTCTTGTCCAAAGTGAGAAATATTAATATGCTCGATACCATCTTTACAAGAGAATTATACAGGAGACACGAGTTGGTACAATATCAGAAACTAATGGTTCACGAAGAGAGGAAATTGAGAAGCATAACCCATTCTTCTGTAGTTCAGTTCAATctgaaaaatgaaagaagaaatagacATGTAAAGACCggtaataaattctttaacaTTCATGCCACCATAGAGAAAGATGAACAAAGAAGGGTAGAAAGAAAAGCTAAGGAACGTTTACAGGCATTGAAAGCAAATGATGAGGAAGCATATATTAAACTATTGGATCAAACAAAAGATACAAGAATCACACATTTATTGAAGCAAACAAATGCCTTTTTGGATTCTCTAACGAGGGCAGTTAAGGACCAACAAAAATATACTAAAGAGATGATCGATTCTCACTTACTTGAAGCCTCTGAGGAGGATAAATCCGTTTCCCCTTCAATGCCAGTGGCTACATTTCctgatgaggaagatggGGAAGAGAAGGGAAATTTTGATTACTACAGTGTTGCACATAGAATTAAGGAAGAGATAAGGCAACAACCCGCTATGTTAGTTGGCGGAACCttaaaagaatatcaattgaaaggtcttcaatggatggtttcattattcaataacCATTTAAATGGTATTTTGGCTGATGAGATGGGTTTAGGTAAGACAATTCAGACAATTTCGTTATTGACATACCTTTACGAAACGAAACATATTCATGGACCTTATCTTGTTATTGTACCCTTATCAACATTATCGAATTGGAGTAACGAATTTGCTAAATGGGCACCTACAATGAGATGTATCTCTTATAAAGGTTCTCctaatgaaagaaaatctAAGCATGCAATTATCAAGTCAGGAGAATTTGATGTGGTACTGACAACTTTCGAGTACATTATTAAAGAGAGGGCGTTATTATCAAAGGTAAAATGGATTCACATGATTATTGATGAAGGTCATAGAATGAAGAACGCGCAATCAAAGTTATCACTAACTTTGAATACGTATTATCACTCTGATTACAGACTAATTCTAACTGGGACTCCACTGCAGAATAATTTACCAGAATTATGGGCACTACTAAATTTTGCGCTTCCGAAGATTTTTAACTCTGTAAAGTCGTTCGACGAATGGTTCAACACACCTTTTGCGAATACTGGTGGTCAAGATAAGATTGAACtaagtgaagaagaaactttACTAGTTATCAGAAGACTTCATAAAGTGTTAAGACCTTTCTTATTGCGTCGTCTCAAGAAGGATGTTGAGAAGGAACTTCCAGATAAAGTAGAAAAAGTGATCAAATGTAAGATGAGCGCCTTACAACAAATTATGTACCAACAAATGTTGAAATATCGTCGTTTGTTTATCGGTGATCATACAAATAAAAAGATGGTTGGTTTAAGAGGGTTCAATAACCAGCTAATGCAGTTGAAAAAGATTTGCAATCATCCCTTCGTTTTTGAAGAGGTAGAAGATCAAATTAATCCCACGCGTGAAACCAATGCAAACATATGGCGTGTTGCTGGTAAGTTCGAATTGTTAGAAAAAGTACTTCCAAAATTAAAAGCCACTGGACATCGtgttttaattttctttcaaatgacCCAAATTATGGATATTGTCGAAGATTTTTTGAGGTTCATTGATATCAAGTATTTGCGATTAGACGGTCATACAAAGTCAGATGATCGTTCAAATCTTCTTAAGTTGTTTAATGCACCTGATTCTGAATATCTCTGTTTTATACTGTCAACCAGAGCCGGTGGGTTAGGATTAAATCTACAAACTGCTGATACcgttattatttttgataCAGATTGGAATCCACATCAAGATTTGCAAGCTCAAGATAGAGCTCACAGAATTGGTCAAAAGAATGAAGTTAGAATTCTACGTTTAATTACAGAACATTCGGTGGAAGAAGCAATTCTTGAGAGAGCCCATAAAAAGTTGGATATTGATGGAAAGGTTATTCAAGCtggtaaatttgataaCAAATCAACTTCTGAAGAGCAAGAGGCGCTACTAAGATCTCTTTTGgaagctgaagaagaacGTAAGCAAAGAAGAGTAAAAGGACTTCCagacgaagaagaaatggGAGATAACGAACTAAATGAGTTATTAGCAAGAAATGATGGAGAATTAGAAATTTTCCATGACCTTGATGTAGAGAGGCTAAAACGTGATTCAGAAAGAGGTTTAAAATCAAGATTATTGGCAAATGATGAGCTTCCAGAAGTTTATCACCAGGATATagaaaaagaattagaaaaggAGCAATCTGAAGCAGCGGCGGTTTATAGTGGAAGAGGCGCAAGAGAACGTAAGGCGACCACATACTCTGAAAATGTTACTGAGGACCAGTGGTTGCAGCAATTTGAGGTCAGTGATCATGAAGATAATGACAATAATGGTAACAATTCCATGGATGAAGGGTCATTAGATGCAAATGGGAATCCTAGGAAGCGTAAAACTGCAAGATCTCGCGGAAAATCTAAGAGAGCTAAACTGTCTGGTGAATCTGATGCTCCCGAAAATACTATTCCTGAAAGCCCTATGACAGTTGAGAACACAcctaatgaagaattacaTTCATCTCCAGACCTCGTTTCATCTCCTGTGGAGATTCCATTAAGTACTGGGGCACCAACGACTGCAGGAAAGACTTCAATCAAATCAGCAAGAACATCCACAAAGGGACGTAGCAAAATACGTGCCAAAGGACGCAGTCGCGCGAAAGGCCGTTCACGTCAAGTTAAACCTAAAAATGGCCTTGAATATGTTCGGACTGCACAGGCTGCCGTTGAACCATTACAAGTTCGTGAGAATGTCTCAAAAACTGCTCAGATCTTATACGATTTTGCTGTGAATTATGAAAATAGTGATGGAAGACCGTTATCTGGAATTTTTATGACCAAACCTTCGAAAACTTTGTACCCTGATTATTACTTACTGATCAAGTATCCAGTGGCCtatgaaaatattcaaaggCATATTGATGATAAGGCGTATAATAAACTATTCGAAGTATTGGAGGATTTTCACTTAGTCTTTGCAAATGCAAGAATATACAATACTGAGGATTCATTGGTTTATCAGGATGCTATTGAATTGGAAGGTGtgattattgaaaaatataaagaacTTTCGAAGGATATCAATCCTATTGATTTTTCGTTATTTGATGAGCTTTACGCAACTCAGCCGCTGGtcttaaataatatttcagaAACTTAA
- the FMP42 gene encoding Fmp42p (ancestral locus Anc_8.739), translated as MSSRNYIKIIQVCCATIWCLFSAGIIFGFAALKPILISEGVYSEVCVNERRAAEPPNSRPLCVAQDMKLNLIFTISAALTNVMALPVGYLLDRYGPRISAIIGSLFLASGSAAFILSSQLLPYFDPYITGYALFSIGGPFVFISCFQLANTFPKRSGSILALITGAFDSSSALFLGYRVFYQQKDSSFGLQKFFTLYLLVPLFILICQLTIMPHQSYPSCGAVAKLSVEGLDESGHLLEGDDGAAICPDDEERQVLINEFDESEQSQIETELPIRRKSVLESYVEGKLEKKSGGVFGVLHGKTVAAQLKSPWYYLMLIFSVISMIRINYFIATIRSQEEYLLGDKDEALKLNSIFDVLLPAGGVIAIPFIGFLLDHVTSIMVLYILSFLSIVISILGLIPNSFSFNLLGILLLVVYRPFYYTAVSDYATKVFGFETFGTVYGLMICISGICNMGQGLLDKWTHTTFKMNPTPINSILLLVTIFSCGALLAFVTRTLHSENIQNSFEGNTSAGNSDTELTARYDST; from the coding sequence ATGAGCTCACGCAACTACATTAAGATTATCCAGGTATGCTGTGCCACCATATGGTGTCTCTTTTCTGCTGGTATCATATTTGGGTTTGCTGCTCTAAAACCTATCCTAATTAGTGAAGGTGTCTATTCTGAAGTGTGTGTTAATGAACGGAGAGCAGCAGAACCACCAAATTCGAGACCTCTTTGTGTGGCCCAGGATATGAAATTAAACTTAATTTTTACAATAAGTGCGGCTCTGACAAATGTTATGGCTCTCCCTGTTGGTTACCTTTTGGATAGATATGGTCCCCGAATAAGCGCCATTATTGGATCTCTATTTTTGGCCTCAGGATCAGCCGCCTTTATCTTATCATCACAGCTTCTACCTTATTTTGATCCCTATATTACTGGCTATGCgcttttttcaattggaGGTCCATTTGTCTTCATTTCTTGCTTTCAGCTGGCGAACACATTCCCCAAAAGATCAGGTTCTATTCTTGCCCTTATTACAGGGGCATTTGATTCATCGTCAGCATTATTTCTGGGATATCGGGTATTTTACCAACAGAAagattcttcttttggATTACAAAAGTTTTTCACTCTCTACCTTTTGGTTCCACTATTTATTCTAATATGCCAATTGACCATAATGCCCCATCAATCATACCCCTCATGCGGGGCTGTTGCAAAACTATCTGTTGAAGGATTAGATGAATCAGGCCATTTACTAGAAGGAGATGATGGAGCTGCAATCTGCCCTGATGACGAAGAACGCCAAGTCTTGATAAACgaatttgatgaatcaGAACAATCACAAATTGAGACGGAATTACCtattagaagaaaatctGTTTTGGAATCGTACGTTGAAGGAAAGCTGGAGAAAAAATCAGGTGGCGTTTTTGGTGTACTGCATGGCAAGACTGTAGCTGCTCAATTGAAAAGTCCGTGGTATTATTTGATGCTGATATTTTCTGTTATATCAATGATaagaattaattattttattgcTACTATTAGATCCCAAGAAGAGTATTTACTGGGGGATAAAGATGAGGCGTTGAAGCTAAACTCAATCTTTGATGTTCTGCTTCCAGCTGGAGGTGTTATAGCCATCCCGTTCATTGGTTTTCTTCTAGACCATGTGACCTCTATTATGGTGTTATACATTCTTTCCTTCCTATCAATTGTGATTAGTATTCTTGGCTTAATCCccaattccttttcatttaatttgttaggtatattattattggtggTATACAGGCCGTTTTATTATACAGCTGTTTCAGACTACGCAACAAAGGTTTTTGGTTTTGAGACGTTTGGAACGGTTTATGGTTTAATGATTTGCATAAGTGGTATTTGTAATATGGGACAGGGCTTGTTAGACAAATGGACACATACTACTTTCAAAATGAACCCAACTCCAATAAATAGTATTTTATTGCTTgttacaatattttcttgcGGCGCTTTACTTGCTTTTGTTACTCGCACATTACATTCAGAAAATATACAGAATTCTTTCGAAGGAAATACAAGTGCAGGTAATTCCGATACTGAACTAACTGCTAGATATGATAGTACTTAG
- the FSH2 gene encoding putative serine hydrolase (ancestral locus Anc_8.741), with protein sequence MTKKILMLHGLAQSGEYFSSKTKGFRSELEKKGYVLYYPTAPNEYPAPDFDISELGSDPADASKILAWLKKDPINDSYELPDTTIKYLHDYVLENGPFDGIVGFSQGAGVAGYLVTDFNRLLGLSIDEQPPLKFFMSFAGFRFKPECFQAQYDMHPISIPSLHVYGDLDTITEPAKVESLFHSCVEDKRTFLKHGGGHFVPNSRGFVKKVGDWLSIVEEL encoded by the coding sequence ATGACtaagaaaattttgatgCTGCACGGCCTGGCTCAATCTGGGGAATATTTTTCCTCCAAAACGAAAGGTTTCCGGTCTGAGCTAGAGAAGAAAGGTTATGTCTTATATTATCCAACTGCACCAAACGAATATCCAGCTCCAGATTTTGACATATCTGAATTAGGCTCAGACCCTGCAGATGCAAGTAAAATCTTGGCTTGGCTAAAGAAAGACCCAATAAATGATTCATACGAGTTACCTGATACCACCATAAAGTATCTTCATGATTACGTTCTTGAAAACGGTCCGTTTGATGGTATTGTAGGATTTAGCCAAGGGGCAGGCGTAGCTGGCTATCTGGTAACCGATTTTAACCGATTATTAGGGTTATCGATTGACGAACAACCACctctgaaatttttcatgtCTTTTGCAGGATTTAGGTTTAAACCAGAATGCTTTCAAGCTCAATATGATATGCACCCCATTTCTATTCCTTCTTTGCACGTTTATGGTGATCTAGACACCATAACGGAACCGGCAAAGGTAGAATCCTTATTCCACTCTTGTGTTGAAGATAAGAGAACGTTCTTGAAACACGGTGGCGGTCATTTTGTTCCCAATTCTCGAGGATTTGTTAAAAAGGTTGGGGATTGGCTTTCAATAGTGGAGGAATTATAA
- the MRE11 gene encoding MRX complex nuclease subunit (ancestral locus Anc_8.744), whose translation MMESMEYPDADTIRILLTTDNHVGYNENDPITGDDSWKTFHEIMMIAKNNNVDMILQSGDLFHVNKPSKKSMYQVMKSLRLACMGDKPCELELLSDPSQVFHYNEFTNVNYEDPNFNISIPLFGISGNHDDATGDSLLCPMDLLHVSGLINHYGKVLEADKIQVMPLLFQKGNTKLALYGLQSVRDERLFRTFKEGGVTFEVPTMREGEWFNMMCVHQNHTGHTNTAFLPEQFLPDFLDLVIWGHEHECIPNLVRNPTKNFDVLQPGSSVATSLCDAEAQPKYVFILEIRFDSPPKLIPIPLTTVRTFIMKTISLKDVEILKPHDSDAISNYLVGQVNEMINEANEKTKEKLGNDYDETDPDIISQLPAPLIRLRVDYSAPENGQSLLDFQVENPRRFSNRFVGRVANTNNVVQFFKKKRATAGTKAKQEPFSGYNKKDLENLMNEGGGELEIQTLVNDMLNKMSLSLLPELGMNEAVKKFVDKDEKTALKEFIDHEIDNEVNILVSNKDFLRSENPEEMKGLIKQVKRANSVRASSPHDLPEVSDVIKNTPRNSMSKNDVVMSDVDDGDDNLIQAKKTPLRSSRKVTKRIPSKKPISDSIVISDEDDAANESVPEAENLDDEDIIALSSTEEDYTSPRVSKKAPPSRKKKTAGSRSKTTKTPKTDILGSLLARKRK comes from the coding sequence ATGATGGAATCAATGGAATATCCAGATGCAGATACGATACGCATTCTACTAACTACAGATAATCATGTCGGTTACAATGAAAATGATCCAATTACAGGTGATGATTCTTGGAAAACTTTCCATgagataatgatgattgCAAAGAACAATAACGTAGATATGATATTACAATCAGGTGATTTATTCCATGTCAATAAACcttcaaagaaatctaTGTATCAAGTGATGAAATCTCTTCGATTAGCCTGTATGGGTGATAAACCATGTGAACTAGAGCTTCTTAGTGATCCATCGCAAGTGTTTCATTACAATGAATTTACAAATGTGAACTACGAAGATCCAAACTTTAATATATCAATACCGTTGTTTGGTATATCGGGTAATCATGATGATGCGACAGGTGACTCTCTATTATGTCCTATGGATTTACTTCACGTCAGTGGATTGATTAATCATTACGGGAAAGTATTGGAGGCAGATAAAATTCAAGTTATGCCacttcttttccaaaaggGTAATACAAAGTTGGCCTTGTACGGGCTTCAATCAGTGAGAGATGAGAGGCTATTTAGAACTTTTAAAGAAGGTGGTGTTACCTTTGAGGTTCCTACAATGCGTGAAGGTGAATGGTTTAATATGATGTGTGTACACCAAAATCACACAGGTCATACTAATACAGCATTTTTACCGGAGCAATTCTTACCTGATTTTCTAGATTTGGTCATATGGGGCCACGAACATGAATGTATTCCTAATTTAGTGCGTAATCCAACCAAAAATTTCGATGTGTTACAACCTGGTTCCTCTGTGGCTACCTCATTATGTGATGCAGAAGCACAGCCGAAGTATGTTTTTATCTTAGAGATACGATTCGACTCACCACCTAAACTAATTCCAATTCCTCTAACAACTGTAAGAACGTTCATAATGAAGACAATTTCCTTAAAAGATGtagaaattttgaaaccGCATGATTCTGACGCCATTTCTAATTACTTAGTTGGTCAAGTGAATGAAATGATTAATGAGGCCAATGAAAAGACCAAAGAAAAGCTTGGGAATGATTATGATGAAACTGATCCCGATATAATATCTCAATTACCTGCACCTTTGATTAGATTAAGAGTAGATTATAGTGCTCCTGAAAATGGGCAATCATTACTAGATTTTCAGGTTGAGAATCCACGTCGTTTCTCTAATAGGTTTGTAGGGCGTGTGGCCAATACAAATAATGTGgttcaattcttcaagaagaaaagggCAACTGCAGGGACTAAGGCAAAGCAAGAACCATTTAGTGGTTATAATAAGAAAgatcttgaaaatttaatgaatgaaGGTGGTGGGGAGTTGGAAATTCAAACTCTCGTGAATGATATGTTAAATAAAATGTCACTTTCCCTTCTGCCTGAATTAGGTATGAACGAAGCTGTCAAGAAATTTGTTGATAAGGATGAAAAGACTgctttgaaagaatttattgacCACgaaattgataatgaagtCAATATTCTTGTTTCCAATAAAGACTTTTTACGATCAGAAAATCCAGAAGAAATGAAAGGATTAATTAAACAGGTCAAGAGAGCAAACTCGGTAAGAGCATCTTCCCCACATGATCTCCCAGAAGTATCGGACGTAATAAAGAATACACCTAGAAATAGTATGAGTAAAAATGATGTTGTGATGTCCGATGTTGACgatggtgatgataatCTGATACAGGCAAAGAAAACCCCTCTAAGGTCTTCAAGAAAGGTCACGAAGAGGATCCCATCAAAGAAGCCCATATCAGATTCCATAGTAATATcggatgaggatgatgcTGCTAATGAATCAGTTCCAGAGGCTGAAAATTTGGATGATGAGGACATAATAGCACTAAGTTCTACCGAAGAGGATTACACTAGTCCACGTGTGTCCAAAAAAGCGCCTCCAAGcagaaagaagaagacagCTGGATCACGATCCAAAACGACTAAGACACCCAAGACCGATATCCTTGGTAGTTTGTTGGCACGTAagagaaaatga
- the MRPL44 gene encoding mitochondrial 54S ribosomal protein mL53 (ancestral locus Anc_8.749): MITKYFTKVLVRFNPFGAEAKTARLMLAAIPPHQRTLGTKIQSEILNNSITKKPLVKITFKDKTDMEFDPSNTSFEEASNLLDRHSRKLRIKETIENQ, encoded by the coding sequence ATGATCACTAAATACTTTACTAAGGTGCTCGTTAGATTTAATCCATTTGGTGCTGAGGCCAAGACGGCCAGGTTAATGCTTGCCGCTATCCCCCCACATCAAAGGACACTAGGAACCAAGATTCAAAGTGAAATACTAAACAATAGCATTACAAAGAAGCCTCTAGTAAAAATTACGTTTAAGGATAAGACTGATATGGAATTTGACCCTTCCAACACCTCTTTTGAAGAGGCATCCAACTTGCTAGATCGTCATTCGAGGAAGCTGAGAATCAAAGAGACGATTGAAAATCAATGA
- the ORA1 gene encoding oxidoreductase (ancestral locus Anc_8.752), translating to MSQGPKAAERLNEKIVFITGASAGIGQATALEYMDASNGTVKLVLVARRLEKLQQLKEVIEAKYPKSKVYIGKLDVTELETIQPFLDNLPEEFKDIDILINNAGKALGSDRVGDIDIKDVKGMMDTNVLGLINVTQAVLHIFQKKNSGDIVNLGSVAGRDAYPTGSIYCASKFAVRAFTESLRRELINTKIRVILIAPGIVETEFSVVRYKGDNERAKSVYDGVHPLEADDVADLIVYTTSRKQNTVIADTLIFPTSQGSAFHVHRD from the coding sequence ATGTCTCAAGGTCCTAAAGCTGCCGAAAGATTGAATGAGAAGATTGTGTTTATCACTGGTGCTTCAGCTGGTATTGGGCAAGCCACCGCTTTGGAATACATGGATGCGTCGAACGGTACTGTGAAATTGGTTCTAGTTGCCAGAAGATTGGAGAAAttacaacaattgaaggaaGTCATTGAGGCAAAATACCCTAAGAGTAAAGTCTATATTGGGAAGTTGGATGTGACAGAGCTTGAGACCATTCAACCATTCTTGGATAATCTTCCTGAGGAATTTAAGGATATTGATATCTTGATTAATAATGCCGGGAAGGCATTAGGTTCCGATCGTGTAGGTGATATTGATATAAAAGATGTGAAGGGAATGATGGATACCAATGTCTTGGGGTTGATCAATGTGACGCAAGCTGTGTTGCacattttccaaaagaagaacTCCGGTGATATTGTGAACTTAGGTTCAGTTGCTGGAAGAGATGCATACCCAACAGGGTCCATTTACTGTGCTTCTAAATTTGCCGTGAGGGCCTTTACTGAAAGTTTGAGAAGGGAATTAATTAATACCAAGATTAGGGTGATATTGATAGCCCCGGGTATCGTCGAAACTGAATTCTCAGTTGTTAGATACAAGGGTGATAATGAGCGTGCTAAATCTGTCTACGATGGAGTTCACCCCTTGGAAGCAGACGACGTAGCAGATTTAATTGTATACACCACTTCAAGAAAACAGAACACAGTAATTGCTGACACTTTGATATTCCCAACCTCTCAAGGTTCCGCATTCCACGTCCATCGCGATTAA